From the genome of Miscanthus floridulus cultivar M001 chromosome 10, ASM1932011v1, whole genome shotgun sequence, one region includes:
- the LOC136484968 gene encoding cytochrome P450 87A3-like codes for MEGSSLLANRSYLVLCCVTVVIGWLLHWAYRRVSNPPPCNKVILPPGSMGLPIIGETLQYLRVSHSIDMPSFYRQRLKRYGPVFKTSLVGQPLIVSLDHEFNRFIFQQEGKLFRCWYPATANSIFGQKSLITYTGSVHKFTRSFASKLFGSENLKQALIHELEDAMKQGFVAWAAKPSVEVHDALEDMIFELIAKKMISTGPEESRELRKNFVEFFKGILCVPIYFPGTSFYKCMKGRRTAHKKLTDLLRDRLSTPEKKHGDLLDLLVEELQSEKPVIDEAFGIDALAALLFASFSAVSGTLTLGLKLLNDNPQVVEALKEEHEAILKKREDKNSGFTWEEYKSLTFTTQVMNELNRMSNPAPGIFRKTITDVHVNGYTIPAGWLIMISPMAVHLNPKLFEDPLKFDPWRWMDETKRSLQQRNFMPFGGGIRLCVGADFGRLFISLFLHVLVPNYRWIEIKGGGVTRVGEMMIPEGYHIQLIPTT; via the exons ATGGAGGGTAGTTCGCTGCTGGCCAATCGGTCATACCTAGTTCTATGTTGTGTCACGGTGGTGATTGGATGGTTACTTCACTGGGCGTACAGACGGGTGAGTAACCCTCCCCCATGCAACAAGGTGATCCTTCCTCCTGGCTCCATGGGCCTCCCCATCATCGGCGAGACCCTCCAATACCTCAGAGTAAGCCACTCTATCGACATGCCAAGCTTTTACCGCCAACGACTGAAGAG GTACGGCCCCGTTTTTAAGACCAGCCTAGTGGGGCAGCCTCTCATCGTCTCCCTTGATCATGAATTCAACCGGTTCATTTTCCAGCAAGAGGGCAAGCTGTTCAGGTGCTGGTACCCTGCGACAGCAAACAGCATATTCGGCCAgaagagcctcatcacctacaccGGTTCCGTCCACAAGTTCACCCGCAGCTTCGCGTCCAAGCTCTTCGGCTCCGAAAACCTCAAGCAAGCACTCATCCACGAGCTGGAGGACGCCATGAAGCAGGGCTTCGTGGCATGGGCCGCCAAGCCTAGCGTCGAGGTGCACGACGCACTAGAAGAT ATGATATTTGAGCTGATAGCCAAGAAGATGATCAGCACTGGTCCCGAGGAGTCAAGAGAGCTGCGAAAGAATTTCGTAGAGTTCTTCAAGGGGATCCTCTGTGTCCCCATATACTTTCCTGGGACATCATTTTACAAGTGTATGAAG GGAAGGAGAACTGCGCATAAAAAACTGACTGATTTGCTGAGAGATAGATTAAGTACACCTGAGAAGAAACACGGTGACCTTCTTgacctacttgttgaagaactacAAAGTGAAAAGCCGGTGATAGATGAGGCTTTCGGTATAGACGCACTCGCTGCGCTCTTGTTTGCCAGCTTTTCGGCAGTATCAGGAACCCTCACCCTaggtctcaagttgctcaatgaTAACCCTCAAGTTGTCGAGGCGCTCAAG GAGGAGCATGAAGCAATACTGAAGAAAAGAGAAGACAAGAATTCGGGGTTCACATGGGAGGAGTACAAGTCGTTGACATTCACAACACAG GTTATGAATGAGCTTAATCGGATGAGTAACCCCGCCCCCGGAATTTTCAGGAAAACTATAACAGATGTGCATGTCAATG GCTATACAATCCCTGCCGGGTGGTTAATCATGATTAGCCCCATGGCAGTTCATCTAAACCCAAAATTGTTCGAGGATCCACTCAAATTCGATCCATGGAGGTGGATG GACGAGACAAAACGAAGCCTGCAGCAGAGGAATTTCATGCCTTTCGGAGGAGGCATAAGGCTTTGTGTTGGGGCAGACTTCGGCAGACTTTTTATTTCACTTTTCCTCCATGTTTTAGTGCCAAACTACAG ATGGATTGAGATAAAAGGAGGAGGAGTAACACGCGTCGGGGAGATGATGATTCCTGAGGGCTATCACATCCAACTTATTCCTACGACCTAG